One window from the genome of Oryctolagus cuniculus chromosome 1, mOryCun1.1, whole genome shotgun sequence encodes:
- the LOC103346087 gene encoding aldehyde dehydrogenase family 3 member B1 isoform X3 produces MAAAAKHLTPVTLELGGKNPCYVDDNCDPQTVANRVAWFRYFNAGQTCVAPDYVLCSPETRERLLPALQQAITRFYGDDPQRSPNLGRIINQKQFRRLQALLGCGRVAIGGQSDESQRYIAPTVLVDVQEAEPVMQEEIFGPILPILTVSGLDEAVAFINRREKPLALYAFSNSSQVVRQVLERTSSGGFCGNDGFMHMTLASLPFGGVGHSGMGSYHGRFSFDTFSHRRACLLRSPGMEKLNELRYPPYSPGRLRALLRAMDERSCACALL; encoded by the exons ATGGCGGCCGCCGCCAAGCACCTGACGCCCGTCACCCTGGAGCTGGGCGGCAAGAACCCCTGCTACGTGGACGACAACTGCGACCCGCAGACCGTGGCCAACCGCGTGGCCTGGTTCCGCTACTTCAACGCCGGCCAGACCTGCGTGGCCCCCGACTACGTGCTGTGCAGCCCCGAGACGCGGGAGCGCCTGCTGCCCGCCCTGCAGCAGGCCATCACCCGTTTCTACGGCGACGACCCCCAGCGCTCCCCCAACCTGGGCCGCATCATCAACCAGAAGCAGTTCCGGCGGCTCCAGGCCCTGCTGGGCTGCGGCCGCGTGGCCATCGGCGGCCAGAGCGACGAGAGCCAGCGCTACATCG CGCCCACGGTGCTGGTGGACGTGCAGGAGGCGGAGCCGGTCATGCAGGAGGAGATCTTCGGGCCCATCCTGCCCATCCTGACGGTGAGCGGCCTGGACGAGGCCGTCGCCTTCATCAACCGCCgggagaagcccctggccctGTACGCCTTCTCCAACAGCAGCCAG GTGGTGAGGCAGGTGCTGGAGCGGACCAGCAGCGGGGGCTTCTGCGGCAACGACGGCTTCATGCACATGACCTTGGCCAGCCTGCCCTTCGGAGGAGTGG gccacagcggcaTGGGCAGCTACCACGGCAGGTTCTCCTTCGACACCTTCTCGCACCGCCGCGCCTGCCTGCTGCGCAGCCCGGGCATGGAGAAGCTCAACGAGCTCCGCTACCCGCCCTACTCGCCGGGCCGCCTGCGCGCGCTGCTGCGGGCCATGGACGAGCGCAGCTGCGCCTGCGCGCTGCTCTGA
- the LOC103346087 gene encoding aldehyde dehydrogenase family 3 member B1 isoform X1: MPCHVTGGGWGLHPLQAGPGPLRPSPLPQPTVLLGLPPRARTRSPPRPPRMEPLEDRLQRLREAFDAGRTRPAEFRATQLRGLSRFLQENRQLLQAALAQDLHKSAFEAEVSELGISLGEIKLALRKLRAWSQDERVPRNLATQLDSAFIRKEPYGLVLIIAPWNYPVNLTLVPLVGAIAAGNCVVLKPSEISKGTEKVLAEVLPRYLDQSCFTVVLGGPEETGQLLEHRFDYILFTGSPRVGKIVMAAAAKHLTPVTLELGGKNPCYVDDNCDPQTVANRVAWFRYFNAGQTCVAPDYVLCSPETRERLLPALQQAITRFYGDDPQRSPNLGRIINQKQFRRLQALLGCGRVAIGGQSDESQRYIAPTVLVDVQEAEPVMQEEIFGPILPILTVSGLDEAVAFINRREKPLALYAFSNSSQVVRQVLERTSSGGFCGNDGFMHMTLASLPFGGVGHSGMGSYHGRFSFDTFSHRRACLLRSPGMEKLNELRYPPYSPGRLRALLRAMDERSCACALL; the protein is encoded by the exons GATGGAGCCCTTGGAGGACCGGCTGCAGCGGCTGCGGGAGGCCTTCGACGCGGGGCGCACGCGGCCGGCCGAGTTCCGGGCTACGCAGCTCCGGGGCCTGAGCCGCTTCCTGCAGGAGAACAGGCAGCTCCTGCAGGCCGCGCTGGCCCAGGACCTGCACAAG tcgGCCTTCGAGGCGGAGGTGTCCGAGCTGGGCATCAGCCTGGGCGAGATCAAGCTGGCCCTCAGGAAGTTGCGGGCCTGGAGCCAAGACGAGCGCGTGCCCAGGAACCTG GCCACTCAGCTGGACTCCGCCTTCATCCGGAAGGAGCCCTACGGCCTGGTGCTCATCATCGCCCCCTGGAACTACCCCGTGAACCTGACGCTGGTGCCCCTGGTGGGGGCCATCGCCGCAG ggaACTGCGTGGTGTTGAAGCCCTCAGAAATTAGCAAGGGCACGGAGAAGGTGCTGGCCGAGGTGCTGCCCCGGTACCTGGACCAG agctgctTCACCGTGGTGCTGGGGGGCCCCGAGGAGACCGGGCAGCTGCTGGAACACAGATTCGACTACATCCTCTTCACGG GGAGCCCCCGTGTGGGCAAGATCGTCATGGCGGCCGCCGCCAAGCACCTGACGCCCGTCACCCTGGAGCTGGGCGGCAAGAACCCCTGCTACGTGGACGACAACTGCGACCCGCAGACCGTGGCCAACCGCGTGGCCTGGTTCCGCTACTTCAACGCCGGCCAGACCTGCGTGGCCCCCGACTACGTGCTGTGCAGCCCCGAGACGCGGGAGCGCCTGCTGCCCGCCCTGCAGCAGGCCATCACCCGTTTCTACGGCGACGACCCCCAGCGCTCCCCCAACCTGGGCCGCATCATCAACCAGAAGCAGTTCCGGCGGCTCCAGGCCCTGCTGGGCTGCGGCCGCGTGGCCATCGGCGGCCAGAGCGACGAGAGCCAGCGCTACATCG CGCCCACGGTGCTGGTGGACGTGCAGGAGGCGGAGCCGGTCATGCAGGAGGAGATCTTCGGGCCCATCCTGCCCATCCTGACGGTGAGCGGCCTGGACGAGGCCGTCGCCTTCATCAACCGCCgggagaagcccctggccctGTACGCCTTCTCCAACAGCAGCCAG GTGGTGAGGCAGGTGCTGGAGCGGACCAGCAGCGGGGGCTTCTGCGGCAACGACGGCTTCATGCACATGACCTTGGCCAGCCTGCCCTTCGGAGGAGTGG gccacagcggcaTGGGCAGCTACCACGGCAGGTTCTCCTTCGACACCTTCTCGCACCGCCGCGCCTGCCTGCTGCGCAGCCCGGGCATGGAGAAGCTCAACGAGCTCCGCTACCCGCCCTACTCGCCGGGCCGCCTGCGCGCGCTGCTGCGGGCCATGGACGAGCGCAGCTGCGCCTGCGCGCTGCTCTGA
- the LOC103346087 gene encoding aldehyde dehydrogenase family 3 member B1 isoform X2 produces MEPLEDRLQRLREAFDAGRTRPAEFRATQLRGLSRFLQENRQLLQAALAQDLHKSAFEAEVSELGISLGEIKLALRKLRAWSQDERVPRNLATQLDSAFIRKEPYGLVLIIAPWNYPVNLTLVPLVGAIAAGNCVVLKPSEISKGTEKVLAEVLPRYLDQSCFTVVLGGPEETGQLLEHRFDYILFTGSPRVGKIVMAAAAKHLTPVTLELGGKNPCYVDDNCDPQTVANRVAWFRYFNAGQTCVAPDYVLCSPETRERLLPALQQAITRFYGDDPQRSPNLGRIINQKQFRRLQALLGCGRVAIGGQSDESQRYIAPTVLVDVQEAEPVMQEEIFGPILPILTVSGLDEAVAFINRREKPLALYAFSNSSQVVRQVLERTSSGGFCGNDGFMHMTLASLPFGGVGHSGMGSYHGRFSFDTFSHRRACLLRSPGMEKLNELRYPPYSPGRLRALLRAMDERSCACALL; encoded by the exons ATGGAGCCCTTGGAGGACCGGCTGCAGCGGCTGCGGGAGGCCTTCGACGCGGGGCGCACGCGGCCGGCCGAGTTCCGGGCTACGCAGCTCCGGGGCCTGAGCCGCTTCCTGCAGGAGAACAGGCAGCTCCTGCAGGCCGCGCTGGCCCAGGACCTGCACAAG tcgGCCTTCGAGGCGGAGGTGTCCGAGCTGGGCATCAGCCTGGGCGAGATCAAGCTGGCCCTCAGGAAGTTGCGGGCCTGGAGCCAAGACGAGCGCGTGCCCAGGAACCTG GCCACTCAGCTGGACTCCGCCTTCATCCGGAAGGAGCCCTACGGCCTGGTGCTCATCATCGCCCCCTGGAACTACCCCGTGAACCTGACGCTGGTGCCCCTGGTGGGGGCCATCGCCGCAG ggaACTGCGTGGTGTTGAAGCCCTCAGAAATTAGCAAGGGCACGGAGAAGGTGCTGGCCGAGGTGCTGCCCCGGTACCTGGACCAG agctgctTCACCGTGGTGCTGGGGGGCCCCGAGGAGACCGGGCAGCTGCTGGAACACAGATTCGACTACATCCTCTTCACGG GGAGCCCCCGTGTGGGCAAGATCGTCATGGCGGCCGCCGCCAAGCACCTGACGCCCGTCACCCTGGAGCTGGGCGGCAAGAACCCCTGCTACGTGGACGACAACTGCGACCCGCAGACCGTGGCCAACCGCGTGGCCTGGTTCCGCTACTTCAACGCCGGCCAGACCTGCGTGGCCCCCGACTACGTGCTGTGCAGCCCCGAGACGCGGGAGCGCCTGCTGCCCGCCCTGCAGCAGGCCATCACCCGTTTCTACGGCGACGACCCCCAGCGCTCCCCCAACCTGGGCCGCATCATCAACCAGAAGCAGTTCCGGCGGCTCCAGGCCCTGCTGGGCTGCGGCCGCGTGGCCATCGGCGGCCAGAGCGACGAGAGCCAGCGCTACATCG CGCCCACGGTGCTGGTGGACGTGCAGGAGGCGGAGCCGGTCATGCAGGAGGAGATCTTCGGGCCCATCCTGCCCATCCTGACGGTGAGCGGCCTGGACGAGGCCGTCGCCTTCATCAACCGCCgggagaagcccctggccctGTACGCCTTCTCCAACAGCAGCCAG GTGGTGAGGCAGGTGCTGGAGCGGACCAGCAGCGGGGGCTTCTGCGGCAACGACGGCTTCATGCACATGACCTTGGCCAGCCTGCCCTTCGGAGGAGTGG gccacagcggcaTGGGCAGCTACCACGGCAGGTTCTCCTTCGACACCTTCTCGCACCGCCGCGCCTGCCTGCTGCGCAGCCCGGGCATGGAGAAGCTCAACGAGCTCCGCTACCCGCCCTACTCGCCGGGCCGCCTGCGCGCGCTGCTGCGGGCCATGGACGAGCGCAGCTGCGCCTGCGCGCTGCTCTGA